The genomic stretch ATGACCAAACATCTGCAATCTAATAGGACCAAAGTAGGTAAAACAACACAACTTCCAAGAGACAAAGCTACTAGGTAAAAAAACAATTGTTGAGGCATGAAAGCAAACCTTGCCGTCGTATTCTTTCCTCGACAACACCTCGGGCGCGATATAAGCTGGCGTTCCGACCGTCGACTTAGGTTGAGAATGCAACACAGCTGACTACAAATATGGAAAGGAAAACACACATTAGATTACAATCAAGAAAAACTACATTCGTCGAATTATGTAATTAGGTAAAAACTAAACTACCTTGGAATAACCGAAGTCACATATCTTGAGGCGGGGCGCAGGGCTCCCATCCAACAATGTGTTTTCAAGCTTGAGATCTCTATGGCAAATTTGCtgcattttttttgtagtaaaaaaatgatcaaaatatcatcTATCCAAAAAGTTCAAAAGTTATGAATAACTCTGTTTTTACCATGGAATGGCAATAACTGACTCCAGATATCAGCTGTTGGAAGAAAAATCTTGCCTAAATACACCCAAAATTGTTAGTCAAGAAAGCTATTTACAACACACATATTGGTTGGTTCATAAAATCAAGAGCTGTGTAGATAAAGAAAGCGCGAAGCTATACTATTCATACCTCGTCTTCACTGAATCTCCCGGCATTGCATATTCGCTCGAAGAGCTCTCCTCCCGCTGCGTATTCCATTACTATGGCTAGATGAGTTGGAGTCAGCAATACCTGAAAAATGAGCaacttttgtttttaatttgaaatcCTTTCTACTCTGTTTTCCTCTGTTTTTAGGTAAAGTTCAACAtcactgtgtgtgtgtgtgtgtgttttcagACAAAAAAGATTTGAGTTTATTACTACCTCTTTAAATCTGATAATATTGGGGTGTCTGAGTGATCTATGATTCATGATCTCTCTCTGAACATGCTCATCAATCTACAGAAAAAAAACAAGTCACAACTTGAAATAAACatcaaatttaaaagaaaaaacttggttttttttttataaaacacaCCTTTTTGCCCCTCTCAATGTACTTAACAGCAAAGAGCTCACCACTCCATTTATCCTTCACAAGCTTAGCCACACCAAAATTCCCAGATCCCAAATCCTTCAAAATATCATATctttccatttccatttatcgCATGAAAAAATACTGAATTcacaagaaaacaaaaagaGAAATATATATATCACTTTTGGTTTGTGTAAACCAACTTTGTGGAATGATCAAACAGTCTGAATTCTTGCAAACTGGAAATTCCTAAGTTACGTTCAACGATGCTTCATTTATATATTGGGATATGGAAATGAAGGGGAAACACGTGGCGGGATGCTAGTGGCTGGAATTTAATTACAATTTGAGTTGGccctatttttttcattaaaaaggTCTCAACTCGTATGCTTAGCTGACGTGgatttcttctctcttttgcTATCCATGGAAATAAGTTAGttaacaatttattttattgattacGTTATTTCCCAAATAGTACACCTAAATATTAAGGAAAATTGATGACAATTAttgttatttgaaaataattttggAAACGGTCTAGTTGACCAACTAAATTTATTGATTAAAGGTTGTGTTATATTTTGCCTAGCATTTTTCGTTGCCTTTATGAACACATTTTAGTGGCGAGAAAATATTTTGGATATGATTCTATATGTTTTAACTACTttactattattaatattattttaattggtatctcatattctattttttttctacacGAATGATCATATGTGTTGGGCAAGTGGTCGTGTGTGTCCACGCATGAAAAATTGGGCTACGATTCCGAGGTATCATCGACTCACTATCATAGTGAATGCTCCACCAACTCCATCATATATCCACCAAAAGATTAATTCATCATGATAAATAAGTATtgtatgatttatttgagaAGTATAGTAGGATTTGAATTCGAGAAGGTTCCAACTTAATACACTCCCTTAATCAAGTGGTATGTTTTTTTATAGTACAAATAAATGtgaattttttgttaaaatatcCAATTTTTAATCagtaatactccctctatccaaaaaaatagtcttaactATGGATGACATAAGTTTTAAagagaaattgataaaataagagataatgACAAAAAAGTGGGTAAGGTAAGAAGATGGGAGAAAAGGTGGGAAAGTATAAGAGATaaactttcaatttttagaAGTATGACAATTTTTTATAGACatttgaatgataaaatgagactGTCTTTCATGGTTGGAAGGAGTATATAACTTTGCATATTGCCTATAATATAAGATAAAAGAAGTAATTTTGTCAACCTTCTTTATATGATTCGTTTTAAAcgtttttcaaaaaatagatgGAGCATTCTAAAATTGTACTAGTAAAAAACAAAAAGGTATGAATGAGATAAAAACTTTTCCAACTTCGAAATACAAATGAGGAATTGAAGGTGATATTGGCAAGCATATGTCCCTTTCTTGGGGCGACCATTTAAAGCTATTGCCATTGATAATTTGATATGCATTCACCCAAAAAAATGCACTACAGCTTTAAGTTTATAACCTACCACATTAGAGTGGAGGGACCGCCGTGCCTATAGCCCCGGTGGGGGCGGTCTATAGTACAGGCGACGTCCGCCCCCAGGACGGACGAGGAAATGGGGGCGGTAGGCGGCGGACGGGCATTCGGCGAAAcgagggcgaggacgcggcAATCCTTCACAGCCGTCGGCCGGCTATCCTTCACAGccatcgggatatggcggctatccttctcagccgtcgggatatggtgGGGCTCCGTCCCAGCTATGGAGTTGGAGTCAATCACCCCCgtcgtgggcatcgagtccaaaccttcctccatctcagtcgtggaggtcttctccagcGCCCTCATCTTTtcagcggaatctgagtcgctccgcatttggagattacagacccaacctcgaccCGCTTAACCAGCTGCGTTCGGAgtcccctttccaatccagccaatctcctgttaccgaagcagatcaagacgcattgcatactatgatgggtctgctcactTCCGGCGTCCCGGATACGCCGGCAGCAAGGGTGGAAACGCACGTTCCGACCCGAGGCTCTGGGGGGGCGGTGGCGGTAGGGGCGGAGACGGCAATGGCGGCACCCATAGCGGCAGTGGCTCCGGTGGCAGCTCGGGCAGCGGCGTCGGCAGTGGCGGTGGCGAGGGCAGTGGCGTCGGCGGTAGCGGTGGCTCTGGCTCCAGACGGAGCAAGCtctacaccaaagcggagtccattgtcgtggcgagggcgtgggatgccCTCACATCGAACCCTgtagtgggcaccgatcagaccgaggggagcttttggaggtgCGTCATGATGGCGTACGATGAGTTCAAACCCGACGGCGCCGGAAAGCGCGACCCATAATAGATCCGCAAAAAGTGGGGTAGGATTCTGCTGGGTACCAAGCGGTTCGCGTGCATATACCAAAACAACCTTCTccacgctgagagtggccgaagcgaaaCAGACGTGAGGGCCCTGTCGCTGGGCCAATACAACAcggagggctggccgaagttcacaatgtgggaggagtattGAGTCctcgcggattatccgaaattcaaggccatctgcGCGCAAGAGGTCAATACAGCTCCTTGGCCGAAGCgtacaaggcacaaccttgccggggaCTACAACAGTGGAagcggctcgcacgagttcgagcagCCCAAtgagcaagtcgaagagccagccgcTACACACACTAGGCGAGGACGGCCCTCgggacaacaggcctctatccgcagcgccagaggggcTAGAAGGGCCTCCCGCCTATCGTCGGCCGCGTCTGGATCTCGCATCCCCCAGCCTGCCCCAATCCCACAACACATGGTGCAAGGTCCCCACGAGATCTTGAGGGATAACatagatgtgcagttgatgcaacaaatGCAGGACGTATGCAGCAAATACGTAGCCACCGAtgacccgtacgtcaggaacATCTACAAGAAgctcatcactcggattgagCGTCGGCTAGGGTTGGCTGATGATGCTCCTGGGGaaaccgcggccggcagcagcgagggaggaataggagaagaagaagaagaagaagacgaggaagccgactccgacaccgagtagacggtggcggagtttttagttgtattttattttaaatattcgttgtataaaTTTACCCTTTTGCAATACAATGAATATTCGGccccaattacctcgttttctaattatttacattgcgatgattttaattatacttgattgaaactaaaaacattttaaaatgaaatttgattataaaatttgggggctattggaagtgtccatcatagtggcggaaacaaaattttggggctatggacaaaaaaactagggctatggacaaaaactggggtaGGCTATTGGGGTGTCCGCCTTAGAGGGTCCACTATggagtggacgcggctatagccgcgtggGTGGGAGGTCGGCGGGCGGGCTATAGTGGCGAGGTTGTCCGCCCCGGGGGGCGGACGTGACGGACGTGGCGAGGGTGGGTGGACGGGCGATCGCCGGGTGccgggcgaggacgcggcgggggggACATGGCCGCGCCTATAGGCACGGCGACCATAGTGTGGACATCCGCCGCGGCGCATGCGGCgcagttttcattttttttttgttttttcctctataaataccactccccaccacctatttttcaccattttcacaaaatccatccactcactatctacacaaccactctctaaaaaatgcaccgaggagacgacaaatcacccgactctcaggaatcgggatatggcagcAATCCATCAAACCCCTCGGCCTATCCTTCGCAGTCATCGGGTTTTGGTggatatgcttctcagccgtcgggcttTGGCGGATATGCGCCTCCGTCCCAGcattggagttggaatcaatctcccccaccgtgggcatcgagtccaccccttcctccatctcagtcgtggaggtcttctccaactccgccacctttacagcggaatctgagtcgttccgcatttggagattacagacccaacctagacacgcttcaccagccgcgtccgggttcccctttccaagccagccaatctccgTTCACAGAGGCAGATCAAGACGCGTTtgatactatgatgggtctACTCAGTTCTGACATCCCAGATACGCCAGCAGCACGGGTGGAAATGCCCGTTCCAACCCGAGGAGGTAGCGgctgtcacacctcaacccctctgacgtatgcacttactataaataaatcccttattataaaaacaatcaatacacgtgtctaattcatggaacactcatattatataagtgcaaaccaacacttatccgatacatatttcaaaatatcctgcACAGTAatggaaccctctcaccactctatatactatacatttatctacatgcaaaatgatgaagaggagaaggttgccaatatgcgtcagccaccgaacctgataacatgtggagttcctatgacccatgtcactcaaaactttactgctatcttattcctgaaaaatttagtggtttatatgagccacaactcagtatatataaattttcacctttaatctcacatgatacaaacatcaagcatattcttttatcaatacatataatcagaaacaatatataacataatttaaaaacaattccatttcatattcatatgcatatgccactctattcaatttattatttcgtaacagtcaagcctggtatctgcccgggattcctctatgacccgaaggtccctctgtaattggactcataggtccctctgtatttgacccgaaggtcccaatatgtttgacccgcaggtcccaatatgtttgacccgaaggtcccaatatatccactgtgatttcagatccatggcaaaaccgtcacagatcctctttaatccaatgattcacataatcggtatcataacatatcctttgcaccaataacatatccatatcatattctaTCATATATATCAAATAACATAGAATCATATTGGatcacatcatataatcaaatcattcattttgtttaacacctagcaaggaagcaaataaaacatgtaaattaaaagtgtaatttatacacacctgattatGACAGATAATCAAGTCGTGCCCTTGTCCCTGTTTCTTGATCTACGTTCCTTGATCTTCTCAAAAATTCATAAGTGTAGGATTTCTCTCTTCCCCCCCTCCTTTTTCTTTTAACCTCTTTCAactcctttatatatatatttaccgaagcttacttcataagctAAGTACGAAGCTTACCTCGTAAGCTAAATACGAAGCTTACCTCGTAAGCTAAATATGAAACTTACCTCGTAAGCTAAATACGAAGCTTACCTCATAAGCTAAATTAATACAAGgagttactttattttcttttcctatTCTCACTACATATTACTTTATATCTCATGCACACATTTTCCATGCACAAGACACTTAGTATTAAGCACACATACACATTTacataactaatatatatataataaaatatgtactTATGCAATATGATGTATGATTTGGGTCACGGATGTCACAGCGGCAATcggggcggaggcggcagtcgtGGCACCGGCCACGTCGGTGGGCGCACGGGTAGCGGGGCCGGCATTCCGAGTGGCGAGGGCAGTGGCACTGGCGGTAGCGGTGGCTCTGGTTCTGGGTCTAACCGGGGCAAGCCATACACCAAAGAcgagagcattgccgtggcgaaggCTTGGGATGCTATCACTTCAGATCCCGTGGTGGGCACAGATCAGGCCGAGGGGcgcttttggaggcgcgtcatgtTTGCATACGAGGAGTTCAAACCCGACGGCGCCGAGAggcgcgacccagaacagctcccGAAAAAGTGGGGTAGGATTCTCCATGCGACCAAGCGGTTCGcgtccatatacgagaacaaccttcgccacgctgagagtggccgcAGCGCAGCAGATGTGAAGAACCTGTCTGAGGGCCAATACCACAcggagggctggccgaagttcaccttgtgggaagagtatcttgtcctcgcggattgtccgaaattcaggttGATCGTGGCGAACGAGGTGGGAACAGCTCCTGGGCCAAAGCGCACAAGACACAACCTTGTCGGCGACTACAGCAGTGGTAGCGTCTCGCAAgagttcgagcagtccgacgaACAAGTCAAAGAGCCAGCCGATACTCACACTAGGCGACGACGGCCCATGGGACAACAtgcctctatccgcagcgccagagggggTAGAAGGGCCTCCAGCCTATCGGCGGGCGCGTCCGGATCGCGCATCCACCAGCCCTccccaatcccacagcccacggtgcaaccccacgaggtattggccaataccatagacgtgcagttgatgcaacaactgccaGACGTATGCAGGTCATACGTAGAAGAAACTGGcccgtacgtcaggaacgtctacaagaggctcatcaattggattgagagtcgactggggttggttgataatgcgcctggggataccgcggccggcagcagcgagagaggaggaggatgagaagaagaagaagaagaagaagaggaagacgaggaagccgactccgacaccgagtagacggaggcggagttttgtagttgtattttattttaattattcgttgtataattttaccggtttgcaatacaacgaatattcggccctaattacctcgtattctagttatttacactgcgattatttaaattacacttgattgaaactaaaaatatttaaaaatgaaaattgattataaaatttgggggctattggaggtgtccactatagtgacggaaatagaattttggggctatagACAATAAAATTGAGACTATGGACAAAAATTGGAGCGGgactattgggcgtgtccgccttatagtggacaccctataGTGGATACTCTTATGGGACTCCACTCCTTAATGACAGATAGAGTTGTGGTGGTGACTGATTGGTATCCCAATCAATCAAAATATTAATACTTGATATCTCTAACCTTTTATGATTTTGAGATTTGTAATTTTTCATGAATTATTGTCGATTCGATCATGATGAAGCAAGTTCGTGTCGATTATACGATTTTAAGATGGATAATTAAGTACGAGTCAAAATTTGGTTCTTCGaaaaatttgtatttaatttgtaTGTAAATTTCAAAACTTTCGTCAAATTCCGGTAATTCGAACCAActttaaaacatgcttttaaAGTATCAAATTATTGATTTATACTAATTTGCAAGTAATCAAGATTTTAATGTTaagataatttaatataaaccctaattattttttttttcatttcatataATTCAATACTATTTCGTTGTATAGATTATGATATAGTTTTGATTGACGTTCGATAACACGTTACGTAAGTACATCATCAATAATTTAACAGTTTACATGTAAATTTTAAAGCTGGCATGGAGATTAGAGTTGTATAGACATTAGcatttggaaaataaaaaaggcAAAGAAAAGGTAAAAGAAGAAAGTGAGTGGAGTGGAAATTTCATTGGAGAAAATGACGTGAACGAACGAGCTCTAGGAAAGAAGGATGGCAGGCTTTCTTTCTTGCAAGTTGGATGGAGGAGGTGAGTCCCCCACTTGCCTGCATTTATTCCTCCTCTTTTTTGCTTTTGATTCTTTGTTTTATAGTAGTACAAGATTTTTGTCTTTGATTTTGGTTTTAAATGAGATTCACGACATCGGAACATTTGTCACATGAATCATCATCCATCCATCCCTATACTATTTGATTGTATTTCTATGTAGTTCGATTATGAATCATCATGCGTCCATCCCCATACTATTTGATTGGATTTATACATAGTTCGATTTATGAATCATCATCCGTCCATTACTCCATTCCATACTACTCCATTTGATTGCACTTATGTGGTTCGACTATTATGACTTATTATCATCTGATTATATATCTAACATAAAgttatgagattcaatctcatgaaataaatataatacatattCAATTACgagatataattttttaaacagAACGGATCCTAAGAAGCAATTTCtttagaaaaaatatatatctcataattaaatatgtagtatATATTATGGTTGGTTTATAAGATTGAATCTCCGATCATAATCTTAGATTGATAATATGAGTCATATTCATCCCactcaattaaaataatttctgcttcaaattaaaagaaaagaaagaaataaggtGTATTTAAGTAAACTAGTATGTGCTcatatgtattaaaattatcttttcaaccaaataaattttttttttgccataattcaaacTTGATCATGTATTGTCTCTTGATACAAAGTAACGGAATGACACCTAAGCATCAATAACTCATACCTTTCCTTATACCTTTACTTAaacaattttaatattaatttttatttttaagtaccACTgactttacaaaattaaataatattaatagtactactatattataaagaacaaaattactccattaaatatcataaaattCTAAAGTAAAATATGCTGTTATTTATAGAGTTTGAAAATTCTAAATATCAAAAATCCACCGCCGCATTGCTGATGCCCTAAGTTAGAGCGCATTCTCCAAAGTTGTTTTTCATCTCTCATCTAAAGTTTAgttgaataaaataatgagtTGTTTAAGTAAAAGTAACGGTTTGATCACACTTGAATAAATGGACAACACAATTGAATATGCGATATTTTTAAATACAGAAGTGGAGATAAATTATGTATGATTGTATTAAAATATGTATGACACAAGACAGTTATATCAACATGATGTATACGGCACATCGATATTCAAACATAATACTTCACCCGTCTCTAAAAAACAATTACCTTTAGTCATTTAAGTTCATCCcataaaattaatctatttcttttttttaaacatttttACCATACATTATACTTCTACTAAGGTGAGTCTAAATATTCAACTTCTAtttgtttttttctcttttttctctcata from Salvia splendens isolate huo1 chromosome 15, SspV2, whole genome shotgun sequence encodes the following:
- the LOC121768933 gene encoding serine/threonine-protein kinase SAPK1-like isoform X2; translated protein: MEMERYDILKDLGSGNFGVAKLVKDKWSGELFAVKYIERGKKIDEHVQREIMNHRSLRHPNIIRFKEVLLTPTHLAIVMEYAAGGELFERICNAGRFSEDEQICHRDLKLENTLLDGSPAPRLKICDFGYSKSAVLHSQPKSTVGTPAYIAPEVLSRKEYDGKIADVWSCGVTLYVMLVGAYPFEDPDDPRNFKKTINRILSVHYSIPDYVRISNECKHLLSRIFVSDPEKRITIPEIKKHPWFLKNLPIEFIDGEEASLEMINSDNYSTQSIEEALAAIQEATRTSDSSKTGGLVLEGSMDLDDIDTDEDIDEVETSGDFVCAL
- the LOC121768933 gene encoding serine/threonine-protein kinase SAPK2-like isoform X1 codes for the protein MEMERYDILKDLGSGNFGVAKLVKDKWSGELFAVKYIERGKKIDEHVQREIMNHRSLRHPNIIRFKEVLLTPTHLAIVMEYAAGGELFERICNAGRFSEDEARFFFQQLISGVSYCHSMQICHRDLKLENTLLDGSPAPRLKICDFGYSKSAVLHSQPKSTVGTPAYIAPEVLSRKEYDGKIADVWSCGVTLYVMLVGAYPFEDPDDPRNFKKTINRILSVHYSIPDYVRISNECKHLLSRIFVSDPEKRITIPEIKKHPWFLKNLPIEFIDGEEASLEMINSDNYSTQSIEEALAAIQEATRTSDSSKTGGLVLEGSMDLDDIDTDEDIDEVETSGDFVCAL